The Schaalia dentiphila ATCC 17982 sequence GCCGAAGGCTCAGGTCAGCGGCGGCTCCCTATCCGACGCGTACGCCGTGTCGGGCGAACTTCTGGTTCGCGCAGATATCGCCCTGCGTGCCGGTGCGACGGATACGCGTTCGCCTCGCTGCAACCTCGGTTTCCTTGACGCCCCGTCGCTAGCCGCCAATCTGCTGGCGGCGGACGCCGCGATGCTAGCCAGCGACTCCGCCGACGTGCGGGCAGCGGGGGCAAGCGCAGCATTGGCGGACATCGAGCAGTGGGCGCCTCGTGCCACGCTTCCCGCTCTCATCGGCGCACGCTGAGGCATTCCACCAACGCCCAGCAGGGGCGACTATAGGCAAACTACAGGGCCGCTCCCCGTTCGGGGAGCGGCCCTGTTTCGTCTTTCGCTCAGACCCTGGCGGCGATGTCGTCGCCGATCTGGGAGGTGGAGCGCACGAGCGGCGTTCCCGCCGCCGCAGCCTCGGCACGCGCCGCCATGTCGTCGTCGATAGCCGCGCGCACACGCTCTGCTTCCTCGGCGTAACCCATGAAGTCCAGCATGAGCGCGACCGACGAGATGGTCGCGGTCGGGTCGGCCTTACCCTGCCCCGCGATGTCGGGGGCGGAGCCGTGCACGGGCTCGAACATGGAGGGGTACTCGCGCGAGGGATTCAGGTTGCCCGATGCGCTCAGGCCAATGCCGCCGGTGACTGCCCCGGCCTCGTCGGTGAGGATATCGCCAAAAAGGTTATCGGTGACGATGACGTCGAAGCGGCCCGGGTCGGTGACCATGTAGATGGTGGCGGCATCGATGTGGCAGTAGTCGATGCTCACATCGGGATACTCCTCCCCGACCTCGTCGACGATGCGGCGCCACATGTGTCCGGCGTTGACCAGGACGTTGTGCTTGTGGACGAGGGTGAGGTGCTTCTTGCGCGAGGCGGCCGCCTCAAAGGCGTAGCGCACGACACGCTCGACGCCGTAGGCGGTGTTGACGCTGACCTCGGTCGCGATCTCATGCGGGGTGCCCACGCGCACGGCGCCACCGTTGCCGCAGTAGAGGCCCTCGGTGCCTTCGCGAACGACGACGAAGTCGATGTCGCCGGGGTTGGCCAGCGGGCTGGGCACGCCCTCGTAATACTTCGAGGGGCGCAGGTTCACGTAGTGATCGAGAGCGAAGCGCAGCTTGAGGAGCAGACCGCGCTCAAGGACGCCGGAGGGCACGGAGGGATCGCCGACCGCACCCAGAAGGATGACGTCGTGGTGCTTGATCGCTTCAAGGTCCTCGTCGGTCAGGGTGTCGCCGGTGGCGTGCCAGCGCTCGGCACCCAGGTTGAAGTGGGTGGTGGAGTAGTCGATGCCCTTGTCCGCCAGGACGCGGTCCAGGACCTTCAGGCCTTCGGGGACGATTTCCTTGCCGATGCCGTCTCCGGGGATTACTGCGATGTTCAGTGTCATGACTCCATCTTCCCCCGCGTCTGTGCCGCGCGTCCGCACGGGTCCAACCCGTGGTCTCTTTGGGCCGTGACGTCCCCCATAGACGAGGCCGGGGCCGGGAGGGCACTCACGCTCCCCCGGCCCCGGCCGCGATAGATATGGATCAGATCCACGCACCCGAAGATGCGAAGTAGTACCAGCGGCCGTCGATCATCTGCCAGCCGGTGACCATGTGGCCGTCGCCGGCGAAGTAGTACCAGGCGGAGCCGAGCTGCTGCCAACCGGTGAGCATGGCACCCGAGGGGGCCAGGTAGTACCAGCTACCGGCGTGCTGCCAGCCGGTGAGCATCGCGCCGGAGGCGGAGAAGAGGTACCAGGTGCCGTCGATCTGGGTCCAGCCGGTGGCCATCGCACCGGTCGCAGGATCGAGGTAGTACCAGCTACCGGCGTCCGTGAGCCATCCGCTCGCGCGGGCACCGTAGGCGTTGTAGTAGCTCCACACGCCGCCCTGGTTATCCCAGCCGGTGACCATCATGCCATCTGCGCCGAAGCGGTAGGTGGCCTCGCCAATGACGATCGTCTGGTTCATCGCGTAGCTGGAGTCTTCCAGCTGCCACTTCCAACCCGAACCGGTGTTGACCCAGTGGGCGGGAGTGGCCGTCGGGTTCGGTTCCGGGGCGGGCTGCGGCTGCGGGTCCGGCGTGGGCTCGGGCTCGGGGGCGTCCTCTTCGCCGGGGTCGGTCAGGCCGAGGTAGGTGGCGTCCAGTCGCATGAACTCGATGTTCTTGTAGCCGCCGGACTCGTACAGCAGGCCCCAGGTACCATCACCGAGGGGGTGCAGCGTCGAGTAGGCCATCTCGCCGCTCTCGAAGACCTTGCCGTCGTTCCAGGTGAAGCCGTCATCGTAGGAGATGCGAATCGTACCGTTGGCGCGGGCGCTGGAGGAGTCGGCGTTGGAGAAGAGCAGGACGCGGGCGCGCGCGGAGCCCTCGGGGGCATCCGGGTAGGCGCGCACGATGGAGGCGTTGTTACGCGGATCTGTCAGGTCCCAGTTGTGGCGGAAGGGGCCCCAGGTCTCGCCGCCGTCGTAGGAGATGGCTTCGAGGCGCTGGCCGGCGGTGCCCTGCGTGCGCGAGTTGAGGAGCAGGCGACCGTCGGAGAGCTCGACGACCTTGTTCTCGTCGGCGCTGCCCTCGGTGGGTGCGCCGGGCTTCCAGGTCTGCCCGTGGTCGTCGGAGTAGACGGAGACGGCCATGAGCGAGGTCGTTCCGGTGTTGGCAACGGCGTACTGCTGAATGAGGCGACCGGCGTGGGCGCCGTAGCGCAGCTGGATGCCTTCACCGGAGGAAGCAAAGCGGGTGAACCACTTGTCCCCGTATCCGGCGGTCACCTGGTCGGTGATGGTGCGCGGGTTCACCCAGGTCTCACCGTTGTCGTGGGACTCGACGACGTGGGCATGCAGGATGTTACGCGCCGCAGGATCGGTGCCCAGCTGGGACTGGAAGAGGCCGGCATCGTAGGACTTCACCGAGAACAGGAAGATCGTTCCGGTGGTGCGGTCCACGACGAAGGAGGGGTCGGAGTAGCCGATCTTCTGGGCGCCGGGGGTGCCGGCGAGGGCGGTCTTGATCGGGGTCCAGGACTTACCGCCATCCTTGGAGATGCGGTAGACGATGGAGTTGGCCTGAGGCGCGTCCTGGCAGGTGTTCGGGCGACCGTCCCACGAGGCGATGATCCAGCCGTTGTTGGCGGTGGTCAGAGCGGGGATGCGGTGGCAGCTGAATCCGGCGAGGCCGGGGGACGCGAGGCGAACCTTGTCGCCGATCGCGTAGTCCTGCGGGGTCTCCAGCGGATCCGGGGCCGGGGGACGATCGCCCTGGGCGACGGTCACCGGGTCTGCGTTGGCAGTAATGCCACCGGCGATGACGTCGGTGCCGTTGCGGTCACGGGTGGCTGCCCACGTTGAGGTGGGGGTGAAGCTACCGGCTGCTACGTCTGCTGCCGTCACGGTGTGGGTCGCGGTCGTGCACTGCTTGGTCGTGTGCGCGGCCAGGTTGTGCCAGCGGCAGTTGGGGGCACCGGTGGTGAGAACGCCGGATAGGTTGGAGTCCACCGGGAAGACGGTGAGCGCATTGTCGGTGTTGTTGGTGTAGGTGAAGGTGACGGTGATGAGGTCGCCCTCGTACACCTTGTCTCCGTGGGAGTCGGTGCGAGTGGCGGTGACGGTGATCGGGGCCGATTCTTCATCGGTTGTCGCGACCACCGTGGGAGCGGCGGCGTCAGTGTCACTGGTGGGCGTTGCAAACGCGGGAACTGAGAGCGTCGCGCATAGCAGCGCTGCTCCCGAGAGGGCCGCGAGGGCACGCCCGTAGTGGCGGAGGGTCATCGTTGGTCCTTCCGATGTGGGTGGTCATTCTGAGGCGAGCAAGTCATATCTCACTCTCCACAAGATTCATCATACAAATTTAGATGCTGACCAACCAGTTATACGACATGTATGCGCCCCATCAGACCCCATGGATAACGCAAAACCATAAGGACGCGAACAACTGTCACACCCCACTTGCTCGCCAGCTTCGCTCAGAAGGAGCCAATAGCACCATCCCAACGCACACGGACAGCTTCAGGTGTCACACTCTGTGCCTAAGGCATGATAGCGGCGCGCTTCCCGCCAACAAGCCAGCTCCCAATCGGTCAAACCCCATCTCTCTTGACCGAGTGACAGAGCTCGAACGTACACCCGACACACGTTTCCAGCGCGAAGAGAAGATTGGCTTGGGACAACGATGGGACCGCGCGCGATCGCGAGCACGACACCACGACGCTACAAGCTCCAAATTGTTGCCTCGCTCGAGCTCACGACAAGCGGCGCACGCATTGCCGTCAGCACTGAGAGGCCCTCGGTCCGTCTTGGCGCATCCACAGAGGCCAAACCCGAGCGCCGCCTCTGGCTCGCGGCAGACGAACGCATAGACCAGCCCCGGCCTCGTCCCATGTAGGAACGAGGCCGGGGCGTGACGCTATCCGAAACGGAGCTCGAGATCAGCGCGCGGCGCTGCCCTCGGTGTAGTCCTCGTCGGAGTCGGTCCAGCCGAAGGCCTTGCGCAGCTTCTGGCCGGTCTTCTCGATCGGGTGGGCCTCTTCCTCGGCGCGCAGCGCCTTGAACTCGAGGGCGCCGTTATCCTGATCGGCAATGAACTTGCGAGCGAAGGTGCCGTCCTGAATGTCGGCCAGAACAGCCTTCATGGCCTCCTTGGAGGACTCGTTGATGACGCGCGGGCCGGAGACGTAGTCGCCGTACTCAGCGGTGTCGGAGCAGGACCAACGCTGCTTGGTGATGCCGCCCTCGTTGATGAGGTCGACGATCAGCTTCATCTCGTGGCAGACCTCGAAGTAGGCGATCTCGGGCTGGTAGCCAGCCTCGACCAGGGTCTCGAAGCCGGCCTGGATCAGGTGGGAGACGCCGCCACACAGGACAGCCTGCTCGCCGAACAGGTCGGTTTCGGTCTCTTCGGTGAAGGTCGTCTTGATGACGCCGGCGCGGGTGCCGCCGATGGCCTTCGCGTAGGACAGGACGAGGTCCCAGGCCTGGCCGGAGGCGTCCACCTCAACGGCGACGACGTCCGGGGTGCCCTTGCCCTGGGTGTAGGTCTCGCGGACCTTGTGGCCGGGGCCCTTGGGGGCGACCATGACGACGTCGTGGCCCTCGGGGACCTCGATGTAGCCGTAGCGGATGTTGAAGCCGTGCGCGAAGAGGAGGGCGGCGCCTTCCTTCAGGTTGGGGGCAACCTGCTCGGCGTACACGTAGCGCTGGACCTGGTCGGGCAGCAGCAGCGAGACGACGTCGCCCTCAGCGACGGCCTCGGCCACGTCCTTGACCTCAAGGCCGGCGGCCTCAGCCTTGGCCCAGGAGGAGGAACCGGGGCGCAGGCCGACGACCACGTCAACTCCGGAATCCTTCAGGTTCAGCGCGTGCGCGTGACCCTGCGAACCGTAACCAATGATGGCAACCTTCTTGGACTGGATCAGCGACAGGTCTGCGCCGTCGTCGTAGATGATTTCTGCCATTTTCATTTCTCCTTCAGTTGATCCGTGATCGAGCGCGACCCGCGGCCGATAGCCACGGCGCCCGACTGGACGAGTTCGGTGACGCCGTAGGGCTCCAGGGCCCGCAGCAGCGCCTCCAGCTTGGATAGGGAGCCGATCG is a genomic window containing:
- a CDS encoding 3-isopropylmalate dehydrogenase yields the protein MTLNIAVIPGDGIGKEIVPEGLKVLDRVLADKGIDYSTTHFNLGAERWHATGDTLTDEDLEAIKHHDVILLGAVGDPSVPSGVLERGLLLKLRFALDHYVNLRPSKYYEGVPSPLANPGDIDFVVVREGTEGLYCGNGGAVRVGTPHEIATEVSVNTAYGVERVVRYAFEAAASRKKHLTLVHKHNVLVNAGHMWRRIVDEVGEEYPDVSIDYCHIDAATIYMVTDPGRFDVIVTDNLFGDILTDEAGAVTGGIGLSASGNLNPSREYPSMFEPVHGSAPDIAGQGKADPTATISSVALMLDFMGYAEEAERVRAAIDDDMAARAEAAAAGTPLVRSTSQIGDDIAARV
- a CDS encoding exo-alpha-sialidase; amino-acid sequence: MTLRHYGRALAALSGAALLCATLSVPAFATPTSDTDAAAPTVVATTDEESAPITVTATRTDSHGDKVYEGDLITVTFTYTNNTDNALTVFPVDSNLSGVLTTGAPNCRWHNLAAHTTKQCTTATHTVTAADVAAGSFTPTSTWAATRDRNGTDVIAGGITANADPVTVAQGDRPPAPDPLETPQDYAIGDKVRLASPGLAGFSCHRIPALTTANNGWIIASWDGRPNTCQDAPQANSIVYRISKDGGKSWTPIKTALAGTPGAQKIGYSDPSFVVDRTTGTIFLFSVKSYDAGLFQSQLGTDPAARNILHAHVVESHDNGETWVNPRTITDQVTAGYGDKWFTRFASSGEGIQLRYGAHAGRLIQQYAVANTGTTSLMAVSVYSDDHGQTWKPGAPTEGSADENKVVELSDGRLLLNSRTQGTAGQRLEAISYDGGETWGPFRHNWDLTDPRNNASIVRAYPDAPEGSARARVLLFSNADSSSARANGTIRISYDDGFTWNDGKVFESGEMAYSTLHPLGDGTWGLLYESGGYKNIEFMRLDATYLGLTDPGEEDAPEPEPTPDPQPQPAPEPNPTATPAHWVNTGSGWKWQLEDSSYAMNQTIVIGEATYRFGADGMMVTGWDNQGGVWSYYNAYGARASGWLTDAGSWYYLDPATGAMATGWTQIDGTWYLFSASGAMLTGWQHAGSWYYLAPSGAMLTGWQQLGSAWYYFAGDGHMVTGWQMIDGRWYYFASSGAWI
- the ilvC gene encoding ketol-acid reductoisomerase; this translates as MAEIIYDDGADLSLIQSKKVAIIGYGSQGHAHALNLKDSGVDVVVGLRPGSSSWAKAEAAGLEVKDVAEAVAEGDVVSLLLPDQVQRYVYAEQVAPNLKEGAALLFAHGFNIRYGYIEVPEGHDVVMVAPKGPGHKVRETYTQGKGTPDVVAVEVDASGQAWDLVLSYAKAIGGTRAGVIKTTFTEETETDLFGEQAVLCGGVSHLIQAGFETLVEAGYQPEIAYFEVCHEMKLIVDLINEGGITKQRWSCSDTAEYGDYVSGPRVINESSKEAMKAVLADIQDGTFARKFIADQDNGALEFKALRAEEEAHPIEKTGQKLRKAFGWTDSDEDYTEGSAAR